In a single window of the Natronosalvus caseinilyticus genome:
- a CDS encoding helix-turn-helix transcriptional regulator → MMPDKHGRYGDDRHLRPGSPIFEAILENERNRRQLGHRLNTAGNRVDTDQLGDIVRHGPVLEALLEEPLDRGEIEDRLDVSRATSHRFTQWLGEQGFAEKVDGRFRLTGRGEVVAEEVLRFEANVHTAQKLTPLLDVICENHREFVVEPFVDATVTVAEPDDPYRPVERFISLVRESETFRGFNTTHMAPLALGGFHEQLFDATDTEIVYLPHIAETLFDTYPERAQKAIESGHLALRTRDQLPYGLALFDECVGIGGYDETTGLMQVFVDTDEPIAREWAERVYASIREDSEQLDDRADSTR, encoded by the coding sequence ATGATGCCTGACAAACACGGTAGATACGGTGACGACCGTCACCTCCGACCAGGCTCGCCGATCTTCGAGGCCATTCTGGAGAACGAGCGAAACCGTCGCCAGCTCGGCCACCGGCTGAACACAGCAGGAAATCGCGTGGATACAGACCAGCTCGGCGATATCGTCCGACATGGACCCGTCCTCGAAGCACTCCTAGAAGAACCTCTCGACCGTGGAGAGATCGAAGACCGTCTCGACGTTTCTCGAGCGACGAGTCACCGCTTCACACAGTGGCTCGGCGAACAGGGATTCGCCGAGAAAGTCGACGGGCGGTTTCGATTGACCGGCCGAGGCGAAGTCGTCGCAGAGGAAGTGCTCCGATTCGAGGCGAACGTACATACTGCACAGAAGCTGACACCGCTGCTCGACGTGATCTGTGAAAACCACCGAGAGTTCGTCGTCGAACCGTTCGTGGACGCGACCGTTACCGTCGCAGAACCAGATGACCCGTACCGGCCTGTCGAACGGTTTATCTCACTCGTCCGGGAGTCGGAGACGTTCCGTGGATTCAATACGACACACATGGCACCACTTGCTCTCGGCGGATTCCACGAGCAACTGTTCGATGCAACTGACACGGAAATCGTCTACCTCCCCCATATCGCCGAGACGCTCTTCGACACGTATCCCGAGCGTGCTCAGAAGGCGATCGAGAGTGGCCACCTCGCCCTTCGAACGCGCGACCAACTGCCGTATGGGCTCGCTCTCTTCGACGAGTGCGTCGGAATAGGAGGATACGACGAAACGACGGGGCTCATGCAGGTGTTCGTCGATACAGACGAACCAATTGCACGCGAGTGGGCCGAACGTGTCTACGCCTCTATCAGAGAGGATTCGGAGCAACTCGACGACCGAGCCGATTCGACACGCTAA
- a CDS encoding phosphate uptake regulator PhoU — METRKVQVTGGSTYTVSLPKSWATANDVSAGSVVECYPEDDALLLTPQRESDRQKGTLDISNLEGERLTRAVMTMYVSGFDIIALEASRITTDQRRAIRSATQGLVGVEVLEETTNSVVIQDLLDSSELSIVNAVNRMRLIAASMLEDAVTALIENDDDIARDVIERDDDVDRLWLVVSRIFRATLRSPRASEELGVSREDCFDYHSSARQLERVADHAVKISKLAMKLEDVSEEVADALVELYDETFDVFEKSLDALFADDSDEATELGHDALEAVLEIDEHTRSIDHMLRDLDSVQAQSLGLIVDSLSRSADYGGNIAETALQKAAPRP; from the coding sequence ATGGAGACGCGAAAAGTCCAGGTGACCGGCGGGTCGACGTACACCGTCTCACTCCCGAAGTCCTGGGCAACCGCGAACGACGTCAGCGCCGGATCGGTCGTCGAGTGCTATCCGGAGGACGACGCCCTCCTGTTGACGCCCCAGCGCGAGAGCGACCGCCAGAAAGGAACCCTCGACATCTCCAACCTCGAGGGCGAGCGTCTCACTCGGGCGGTCATGACGATGTACGTCAGCGGCTTCGACATCATCGCGCTCGAGGCCAGTCGCATCACGACCGACCAGCGCCGGGCGATCAGGAGCGCGACCCAGGGGCTGGTCGGCGTCGAAGTCCTCGAGGAGACGACCAACAGCGTCGTCATCCAGGACCTGCTCGACTCCTCGGAGCTGTCAATCGTCAACGCTGTCAACCGCATGCGCCTGATCGCCGCCTCGATGCTCGAGGACGCCGTCACGGCGCTCATCGAGAACGACGACGACATCGCTCGTGACGTGATCGAGCGCGACGACGACGTCGACCGGCTCTGGCTCGTCGTTTCCCGCATCTTCCGTGCGACGCTCCGCTCGCCCCGGGCCTCCGAAGAACTCGGCGTCTCCCGTGAGGACTGCTTCGACTATCACTCCAGCGCCCGCCAGCTCGAGCGCGTCGCCGATCACGCGGTCAAGATCAGCAAACTCGCGATGAAGCTCGAGGACGTCTCCGAGGAGGTCGCCGACGCGCTGGTCGAGCTGTACGACGAGACGTTCGACGTCTTCGAGAAGTCCCTCGACGCGCTCTTCGCCGACGACAGCGACGAGGCGACGGAGCTGGGTCACGACGCGCTCGAGGCCGTACTCGAGATCGACGAGCACACGCGGTCGATCGACCACATGCTCCGGGACCTCGACTCGGTCCAGGCCCAGTCGCTCGGCCTGATCGTCGACTCGCTCTCCCGAAGCGCCGATTACGGCGGGAACATCGCGGAGACGGCACTCCAGAAGGCGGCGCCCCGTCCCTGA
- a CDS encoding DUF7511 domain-containing protein gives MTTVSNGSDTRTATDPGDGKAAPPMYTAIIVRYDDRPARCTIAPRDASAGEAGFDTMTTWLTANADVFVDLEEMR, from the coding sequence ATGACGACTGTGTCCAACGGTTCCGACACGCGAACGGCGACCGATCCCGGCGACGGAAAGGCGGCACCACCGATGTACACGGCGATTATCGTTCGCTACGACGACCGTCCCGCCCGCTGTACGATCGCACCGCGGGACGCATCTGCAGGCGAGGCTGGATTCGACACGATGACGACGTGGCTCACCGCGAACGCAGACGTGTTCGTCGACCTCGAGGAGATGCGGTGA
- a CDS encoding FAD-binding oxidoreductase, which translates to MTRQKAGDDRIEQFEAEFHGDLIRPTDPHYDDARAVWNGMIDKRPALIARCRGVADVIIAVHVAREHDLVVAVRGGGHNVAGTAVCDDGLVIDLSEMRSVWVDPDERTAWVQAGATWADVDHETQVFGLATPGGVVSDTGVAGLTLGGGIGHLRCRYGLSCDNLRSVDLVTADGDYLTASEDEHEDLFWGLRGGGGNFGVVTGFEFELHPIGPDVAACLVFYPSDQLTDCLRAYREYVESSPDEVSTLVFAGELPDEELFEGDDVHRQKFAIMGCYAGPVDNGTRALSALRELAEPIADFSGVMPYTDLQQILDEDYPDGMRYYWKSLYLDGLSESAIDRIAYWADVAPSPLSTVDVWQLGGAIAQVDPEDSAFAGRHAPFLLGVEANWERPDDDDANLEWVRDCLDDMRQFSDGSVYLNFPGFLEEGEDMMRTTFGPAYERLVALKDEYDPTNFFSRNQNITPSGAVQTNGGDGIDE; encoded by the coding sequence ATGACACGTCAAAAGGCCGGTGACGATCGGATCGAACAGTTCGAAGCGGAATTTCACGGCGATCTGATTCGACCCACCGATCCCCACTATGACGATGCACGCGCCGTCTGGAACGGGATGATCGACAAGCGACCCGCACTCATCGCTCGGTGTCGTGGAGTCGCCGACGTCATCATCGCAGTACATGTCGCCCGTGAACACGACCTGGTGGTGGCGGTTCGCGGTGGTGGCCACAACGTCGCCGGGACTGCCGTCTGTGATGACGGCCTCGTTATCGACCTGTCCGAGATGAGGAGCGTGTGGGTCGACCCTGACGAACGGACGGCGTGGGTTCAAGCCGGCGCCACGTGGGCAGACGTCGATCACGAGACGCAGGTGTTCGGGCTGGCGACCCCCGGCGGCGTCGTCTCGGACACGGGTGTCGCGGGACTCACCCTCGGCGGTGGGATTGGCCACCTCCGGTGTAGGTACGGCCTCAGTTGTGACAACCTCCGCTCCGTGGACCTCGTTACCGCGGATGGCGACTATCTGACTGCCAGCGAGGACGAACACGAGGACCTCTTCTGGGGACTTCGCGGGGGCGGCGGAAACTTCGGAGTCGTCACCGGCTTCGAGTTCGAACTCCATCCGATTGGGCCCGACGTGGCGGCCTGCCTGGTGTTCTATCCGAGTGATCAGCTGACTGATTGCCTGCGAGCGTACCGCGAGTACGTCGAATCGTCACCCGACGAGGTGAGCACGCTCGTCTTCGCGGGCGAACTGCCCGACGAAGAACTGTTCGAGGGCGACGACGTCCATCGCCAGAAATTCGCCATTATGGGATGCTACGCCGGACCCGTCGACAACGGGACACGAGCGCTGTCCGCCCTGCGTGAACTCGCAGAGCCGATCGCTGATTTCAGCGGGGTGATGCCCTACACCGACCTCCAGCAGATCCTCGATGAGGACTACCCAGACGGGATGCGCTACTACTGGAAGTCGCTGTATCTCGACGGACTGTCAGAGTCCGCCATCGACCGCATCGCCTACTGGGCCGACGTGGCACCCTCTCCGCTCTCGACGGTCGACGTCTGGCAGCTAGGGGGCGCAATCGCTCAGGTCGACCCCGAGGACAGTGCGTTCGCGGGGCGGCACGCTCCATTCCTGCTGGGTGTCGAAGCCAACTGGGAACGTCCGGACGACGACGATGCCAACCTCGAGTGGGTGCGTGACTGTCTCGACGACATGCGGCAGTTCTCGGACGGGTCGGTCTACCTCAACTTCCCTGGATTCCTCGAGGAAGGCGAGGACATGATGCGGACCACGTTCGGACCTGCCTACGAGCGATTAGTTGCGCTGAAGGACGAGTACGACCCGACGAATTTCTTCAGCCGTAACCAGAACATCACACCGTCCGGGGCTGTGCAAACTAACGGTGGGGATGGCATCGATGAGTAA
- a CDS encoding CopG family ribbon-helix-helix protein, whose amino-acid sequence MRTSFSIPDDVVDAFDQVWQDQGLDNRSRAVREAMLEYIESHSRLEETTGEVVALVGFDYRHHDVIRELHTAQHEFQDVILNTSHTHQQEWCLESLFCRGSADRVRELTYRLRDFDGVRRVKVMVIQDQVG is encoded by the coding sequence ATGCGAACCAGTTTTAGCATTCCCGACGACGTCGTCGACGCGTTCGACCAGGTCTGGCAGGACCAGGGACTCGACAACCGCTCTCGAGCCGTGAGAGAGGCAATGCTCGAGTACATCGAGTCACATTCGCGGCTGGAGGAGACGACCGGCGAGGTGGTCGCCCTCGTCGGCTTCGATTACCGTCACCACGACGTGATCCGGGAACTCCACACCGCCCAGCACGAGTTCCAGGACGTCATCCTCAACACGAGCCACACCCACCAGCAGGAGTGGTGTCTCGAGTCGCTGTTCTGCCGGGGAAGCGCCGACCGCGTTCGAGAACTCACCTATCGACTGCGCGACTTCGACGGGGTGCGTCGGGTGAAGGTGATGGTGATTCAGGACCAGGTCGGCTGA
- a CDS encoding sulfite exporter TauE/SafE family protein, which yields MEFLGLSLVSIAVFVGFGLLVGVLFGFFGMGGSFLVTPALLVLGYPAKVAVGSGLAFVFGTSVVAALRHRTHGQIDYKLVALLTVAMTAGIEVGRRAVVVLEEFGSAGLVIGVAYITLLALVGLFTLRDARQERDEYLGDNLTNRVQTFDCPPMVSLTGDVRVSVWVILAIGGIVGTLSGFLGVGGGFLLLPAMLYGLGVPAGIAVGTDILQITVSGAFGAFVYARTGAVSLPVVSLLLVGSALGARIGAGASTLVDEDVIKEYFAAVLLVGSLAVALKKLSALLGVEPLHTASIVLIFGAAIAASAAVVITAIGRARVSASRTPDAS from the coding sequence ATGGAATTCCTCGGATTAAGCCTCGTATCGATTGCCGTCTTCGTCGGATTTGGTCTGCTGGTCGGTGTTCTCTTCGGGTTCTTCGGGATGGGTGGGTCGTTCCTCGTCACGCCAGCGCTGCTCGTCCTTGGCTATCCGGCAAAAGTGGCAGTCGGAAGTGGACTCGCCTTCGTGTTCGGGACGAGCGTCGTGGCCGCGCTCAGGCATCGCACCCACGGTCAGATCGACTACAAACTCGTCGCGTTGCTGACGGTGGCTATGACCGCCGGGATCGAAGTCGGGAGACGAGCAGTCGTGGTACTGGAAGAGTTCGGGTCGGCTGGCCTCGTCATCGGCGTCGCGTACATCACCCTTCTCGCCCTCGTCGGACTGTTCACCCTGCGTGATGCACGTCAGGAGAGGGACGAATATCTCGGAGATAATCTCACTAATCGTGTACAAACTTTTGACTGTCCTCCGATGGTGTCGTTGACCGGTGACGTCAGGGTGTCAGTCTGGGTTATCCTGGCAATCGGTGGGATCGTCGGAACGCTCTCTGGATTCCTCGGTGTTGGTGGAGGATTCCTGCTACTGCCCGCGATGCTATATGGACTCGGCGTTCCTGCTGGAATCGCCGTCGGAACTGACATCCTTCAAATCACCGTGTCCGGTGCGTTCGGCGCGTTTGTCTACGCACGAACCGGCGCGGTTTCCCTCCCCGTTGTTAGTTTGCTACTCGTGGGAAGTGCGCTCGGTGCTCGCATCGGTGCAGGAGCATCGACGCTCGTCGACGAGGACGTCATCAAGGAATACTTCGCAGCAGTACTGCTCGTAGGAAGCCTGGCTGTAGCTCTGAAAAAGCTGAGTGCGCTACTCGGCGTCGAACCACTTCACACGGCAAGTATAGTTCTCATTTTTGGTGCGGCGATTGCAGCGAGTGCTGCGGTAGTAATCACTGCCATCGGTCGCGCACGTGTCTCTGCGTCACGAACGCCGGATGCGTCGTAA
- a CDS encoding 30S ribosomal protein S8e produces the protein MQDQGRSTRKRTGGRLKSFNNRRKHQLGRHPTETQVGESRFRTIDARGNGEKTRALATNVASVSTGEETVTAEITDVVENDANPNYVRRNIITKGAVIDTSEGQARVTSRPGQVGQVNAVLLE, from the coding sequence ATGCAAGACCAGGGACGCTCTACGCGAAAGCGCACCGGCGGACGACTGAAGTCCTTCAACAACCGACGAAAACACCAGCTCGGTCGCCACCCGACCGAGACCCAGGTCGGCGAGTCTCGCTTTCGTACCATCGACGCCCGCGGTAACGGCGAGAAGACTCGCGCGCTCGCGACGAACGTTGCCAGCGTCAGCACGGGCGAGGAGACGGTGACCGCCGAGATCACGGACGTCGTCGAGAACGACGCCAATCCGAACTACGTGCGTCGAAACATCATCACGAAAGGCGCCGTCATCGACACGAGTGAAGGCCAGGCCCGCGTCACCTCGCGACCCGGGCAGGTCGGTCAGGTCAACGCCGTCCTTCTCGAGTAA
- a CDS encoding phosphate ABC transporter substrate-binding protein PstS family protein produces the protein MVDNQLRTVSGLATRRKVIAATGAVGTGLIAGCAENEASGDGNSGNGGNANGNGNGNGNTENTVEGTVRISGSSTVFPVSEAAGEEFSTMHGGFEYELSSDGSTGGIENFFIPGESAVTGSSRPILEEEIEGCQDTGFQPIEFQCAGDALTAIVNPENDWLDCVDYETMQEVWLPDDAPETWADIDPEWPDEEIELFGPATTSGTYDYWTGEVLDDFRSIREDFQGTEEDDLIAEGVAGNPYAHGYLPYAYYDNNPEGIKALEFDGGDGCTAPSLEAASDGSYPLARPIFWYVNQNKLQEDEAVQAFVEFAIELSGDFEIVSEEIGYVAMNDDEVQENLERLQAAIDGEISDEDAIPSAN, from the coding sequence ATGGTCGACAATCAGCTTCGAACGGTGAGCGGTCTGGCAACGCGACGGAAGGTCATCGCGGCGACTGGCGCCGTGGGGACGGGTCTGATTGCCGGATGTGCAGAGAACGAAGCGAGCGGCGACGGGAACAGTGGTAACGGCGGCAACGCCAATGGAAACGGAAATGGCAATGGCAACACCGAAAACACCGTCGAGGGAACCGTCCGTATCTCCGGAAGCAGCACCGTCTTCCCCGTCTCGGAAGCCGCTGGTGAGGAGTTCTCCACCATGCACGGCGGGTTCGAGTACGAACTCTCGAGCGACGGGAGCACCGGCGGGATAGAGAACTTCTTCATCCCCGGTGAGAGCGCCGTCACTGGCTCGAGTCGGCCGATACTCGAGGAAGAAATCGAGGGCTGTCAGGACACCGGCTTTCAGCCGATCGAGTTTCAGTGCGCGGGCGACGCGCTGACGGCGATCGTCAATCCGGAGAACGACTGGCTCGACTGCGTCGACTACGAGACGATGCAGGAAGTATGGCTCCCGGACGACGCGCCCGAGACGTGGGCCGACATCGACCCCGAGTGGCCCGACGAGGAAATCGAGCTCTTCGGCCCCGCCACGACGTCGGGGACGTACGACTACTGGACGGGCGAAGTGCTCGACGACTTCCGGAGCATCCGCGAGGACTTCCAGGGAACCGAGGAGGACGATCTCATCGCGGAGGGCGTCGCCGGGAATCCGTACGCACACGGCTATCTTCCCTATGCGTACTACGACAACAATCCCGAGGGCATCAAGGCGCTCGAGTTCGACGGCGGCGACGGGTGTACGGCGCCGAGCCTCGAGGCCGCCTCCGATGGATCATACCCGCTCGCACGCCCGATCTTCTGGTACGTCAACCAGAACAAGCTCCAGGAGGACGAGGCCGTACAGGCGTTCGTCGAGTTCGCTATCGAGCTGTCGGGCGACTTCGAGATCGTCTCCGAGGAGATCGGCTACGTCGCCATGAACGACGACGAGGTGCAGGAGAACCTCGAGCGCCTCCAGGCCGCGATCGATGGCGAGATCAGCGACGAAGACGCGATCCCGTCGGCAAACTGA
- a CDS encoding DUF7127 family protein: protein MKIAQLARDDERLVRRFENDDGSTIVIDFGGDSVDASAEVVDGTVLVVAGDEQYELEVPAQASDAQAFMKNGVLTIDLEASQ, encoded by the coding sequence ATGAAAATAGCACAACTTGCTCGCGACGACGAACGACTGGTCCGTCGGTTCGAGAACGACGACGGATCGACGATCGTCATCGACTTTGGCGGCGACTCCGTCGACGCATCCGCCGAGGTCGTCGACGGGACCGTTCTCGTCGTCGCTGGCGACGAACAGTACGAACTCGAGGTGCCAGCACAGGCGAGTGACGCGCAAGCGTTTATGAAAAACGGCGTCCTCACTATCGACCTGGAGGCATCCCAATGA
- a CDS encoding alpha/beta fold hydrolase: MHTVEHQERETAYVRADRDGSGDPICFVHGSGGSSAVWKSQHRLGSQHPIVALDLSGHGDSTDVDANPGYSTLSAYADDVIAVLEETDARMLVGNSLGGAVTMHVLLERADEVDLDGAILTGTGARLGVLEDLRWWLENDFERAIEFLHEPDRLFHDPDQRLRSISMETMRECGQTVTRRDFLTCHEFDVRDRLHEVDVPVRAIYGEHDQLTPPWFHEFLVEEISDADGVEIADAAHLSMLERPTAFNEALVGFLERL; this comes from the coding sequence ATGCACACGGTGGAACACCAAGAACGCGAAACGGCATACGTGCGTGCCGACCGCGACGGGTCAGGGGACCCGATCTGTTTCGTTCACGGAAGCGGCGGTTCGAGCGCCGTCTGGAAGTCCCAGCACCGCCTCGGCAGTCAGCACCCCATCGTCGCGCTCGATCTGAGCGGTCACGGAGACTCCACGGACGTCGACGCCAATCCAGGCTACTCGACGCTCTCGGCGTACGCTGACGACGTCATCGCGGTCCTCGAGGAGACGGACGCTCGCATGCTCGTCGGCAACTCCCTGGGTGGGGCCGTCACCATGCACGTCCTCCTCGAGCGAGCGGACGAGGTCGACCTCGACGGAGCGATACTGACCGGAACGGGGGCACGACTGGGCGTGCTCGAGGACCTTCGCTGGTGGCTCGAGAACGACTTCGAGCGGGCGATCGAGTTCCTGCACGAACCGGACCGGCTCTTTCACGACCCGGACCAGCGCCTGCGATCGATCTCGATGGAGACCATGCGCGAGTGCGGGCAGACGGTCACGCGACGGGACTTCCTCACGTGCCACGAGTTCGACGTCAGAGATCGACTTCACGAGGTCGACGTTCCCGTCCGGGCGATCTACGGCGAACACGACCAGCTCACGCCGCCGTGGTTCCACGAGTTCCTCGTCGAGGAGATTTCGGACGCCGACGGGGTCGAGATAGCCGACGCCGCCCACCTCTCGATGCTCGAGCGACCGACCGCGTTCAACGAAGCGCTGGTCGGATTCCTCGAGAGACTATAG
- a CDS encoding CDC48 family AAA ATPase has translation MKLTVRPLKQKDAGRGLAAIDRSSMSELGLENGDYILIEGNGEDRAVARVWPGYPEDEGRGVVRIDGRIRQEAGVGIDDRVTVEKADVKQASSVTVALPQNLRIRGDIGPLVRDKLSGQAVTEGQTVPFSLSFGPMASSGQSVPLKIASTSPKGTVVITDSTEIQISETPAEQISAGSGSGQEGIPNVTYEDIGGLDSELDQVREMIELPMRHPELFQQLGIEPPKGVLLHGPPGTGKTLMAKAVANEIDAHFQTISGPEIMSKYYGESEEKLREVFEEAEENAPAIVFVDELDSIAAKREDAGGDVERRVVAQLLSLMDGLEERGRVTVIAATNRVDAIDPALRRGGRFDREIEIGVPDKDGRTEILQVHTRGMPLSDSVDLDQYAENTHGFVGADLESLTKEAAMNALRRIRPELDLEQEEIDAEVLERLRVTEKDFKEALKGITPSALREVFVEVPDVTWNDVGGLMQTKDRLQETIQWPLDYPEVFQAMDMEAAKGVLMYGPPGTGKTLLAKAVANEAQSNFISIKGPELLNKYVGESEKGVREVFEKARSNAPTVIFFDEIDSIATERGSGQMDSGVGERVVSQLLTELDGLEELEDVVVIATTNRPDLIDTALLRPGRLDRHIHVPVPDEEARKKIFEVHTRDKPLAEGIDLDWLASQTEGYVGADIEAVCREASMAATREFIETVDPEDIGDAVGNVRVSKAHFEQALEEVPPSVTQETRERYEEIESQFQSSEPQPKEEQVGRTFQ, from the coding sequence ATGAAACTCACCGTCAGACCCCTCAAGCAAAAAGACGCAGGTCGCGGACTGGCCGCCATCGACCGCTCGTCGATGAGCGAACTCGGCCTCGAGAACGGCGATTACATCCTGATCGAGGGCAACGGCGAGGACCGGGCCGTCGCCCGCGTCTGGCCGGGGTACCCCGAGGATGAGGGCCGAGGCGTCGTCCGCATCGACGGTCGCATCCGCCAGGAGGCCGGCGTCGGCATCGACGACCGCGTCACTGTCGAGAAAGCCGACGTGAAACAGGCCTCGAGCGTCACCGTGGCGCTTCCCCAGAATCTCCGGATCCGCGGTGACATCGGCCCGCTCGTACGCGACAAACTGAGTGGCCAGGCCGTCACCGAGGGCCAGACGGTGCCCTTCTCGCTCTCGTTCGGCCCGATGGCCAGCTCCGGTCAGTCGGTCCCTCTGAAGATCGCCTCGACGTCCCCGAAAGGGACAGTCGTGATCACGGACTCGACGGAGATTCAGATCTCCGAGACGCCTGCCGAACAGATCAGCGCCGGCAGCGGCTCTGGCCAGGAAGGAATCCCGAACGTCACCTACGAGGACATCGGTGGTCTCGACAGCGAACTCGATCAGGTTCGCGAGATGATCGAGTTGCCGATGCGCCACCCGGAACTGTTCCAGCAGCTCGGCATCGAGCCGCCGAAGGGCGTTCTCCTGCACGGCCCGCCGGGAACGGGGAAGACCCTGATGGCCAAAGCCGTCGCCAACGAGATTGACGCCCACTTCCAGACCATCTCCGGGCCGGAGATCATGTCGAAGTACTACGGAGAATCCGAAGAGAAGCTCCGCGAGGTGTTCGAGGAAGCCGAGGAGAACGCCCCGGCGATCGTCTTCGTCGACGAACTCGACTCGATCGCGGCCAAGCGCGAGGACGCCGGCGGCGACGTCGAACGACGCGTCGTCGCCCAGCTGCTTTCGCTGATGGACGGCCTCGAGGAGCGCGGACGAGTCACCGTCATCGCGGCAACCAACCGCGTCGACGCCATCGACCCCGCGCTCCGACGTGGCGGCCGGTTCGACCGCGAGATCGAGATCGGCGTTCCGGACAAGGACGGCCGGACGGAGATCCTGCAGGTGCACACCCGCGGGATGCCCCTCTCGGACAGCGTCGACCTCGATCAGTACGCCGAGAACACCCACGGCTTCGTGGGTGCCGACCTCGAGAGCCTGACGAAGGAAGCGGCAATGAACGCGCTTCGGCGCATCCGGCCCGAACTCGACCTCGAACAGGAGGAGATCGATGCCGAGGTGCTCGAGCGCCTGCGCGTCACCGAGAAGGACTTCAAGGAGGCGCTCAAGGGCATCACGCCATCGGCGCTCCGCGAGGTGTTCGTCGAGGTGCCGGACGTCACCTGGAACGACGTCGGCGGTCTCATGCAGACCAAAGACCGACTCCAGGAGACCATTCAGTGGCCGCTGGACTACCCCGAGGTCTTCCAGGCGATGGACATGGAGGCCGCGAAGGGCGTCCTCATGTACGGTCCGCCGGGGACCGGGAAGACCCTGCTCGCGAAGGCCGTCGCCAACGAGGCCCAGTCGAACTTCATCTCGATCAAGGGTCCCGAACTGCTGAACAAGTACGTCGGCGAGTCCGAGAAGGGCGTCCGCGAGGTGTTCGAGAAGGCCCGGTCGAACGCACCGACCGTGATCTTCTTCGACGAGATCGACTCCATCGCGACCGAACGTGGCAGCGGCCAGATGGATTCGGGTGTCGGGGAGCGTGTCGTCTCCCAGCTCCTGACCGAACTCGACGGCCTCGAGGAACTCGAGGACGTGGTCGTTATCGCAACGACGAACCGGCCGGACCTGATCGACACGGCCTTGCTCCGACCCGGGCGACTCGACCGTCACATCCACGTTCCCGTCCCGGACGAGGAGGCCCGCAAGAAGATCTTCGAGGTCCACACCCGCGACAAACCGCTGGCCGAGGGAATCGACCTCGACTGGCTCGCGAGTCAGACGGAAGGCTACGTCGGTGCGGACATCGAGGCCGTCTGCCGCGAGGCGTCTATGGCCGCGACGCGCGAGTTCATCGAGACGGTCGATCCCGAGGACATCGGCGATGCCGTCGGGAACGTCCGGGTCAGCAAGGCTCACTTCGAGCAAGCGCTCGAGGAGGTTCCTCCGAGCGTGACCCAGGAGACGCGCGAGCGCTACGAGGAGATCGAATCGCAGTTCCAGTCGAGCGAACCCCAGCCGAAAGAAGAGCAGGTCGGCCGAACGTTCCAGTAA
- a CDS encoding DUF7512 family protein has protein sequence MRDTYTVPSGTVQALTVVGLVLAEAIVLYVGYGALVAIVKPSIRELLGGDSAWNSSD, from the coding sequence ATCCGCGATACGTATACAGTACCGAGTGGAACTGTGCAGGCTCTAACGGTTGTCGGCCTCGTACTCGCCGAGGCTATCGTGCTGTACGTCGGTTACGGCGCTCTCGTGGCAATCGTCAAGCCGTCGATTCGTGAGTTGCTCGGTGGAGACTCCGCATGGAATTCCTCGGATTAA